In a single window of the Nodularia spumigena CCY9414 genome:
- a CDS encoding UvrD-helicase domain-containing protein, with protein MSLQHSIRLAIADDFFDQYSQLSRKIQGKVSEFINRFRQDPTRPGLNYESIRDSRDKRLKSIRVDLEYRAIVLKPESGNVYLLLWVDKHDDAYQWAKRKICQVNEVSGALQIIDVEQVEATTEKLSQKKDQQQSGRFDLIKDQELMRLGVPEILLPALRQIITDEDVDQLLPHLPTEASDAILMLAAGYPLAEIFQQLEKPKPKANIDPENLEVALQNEDSLSRFMVVTNDTELEEMLAAPLEKWRVFLHPTQRKLVERDWNGAVRVLGGAGTGKTVVAMHRAKWLAQNRFNHPSDRILFTTFTRNLTVDIEANLKTLVSPEVMKRIRVINLDSWVMKFLQQEGIETQIVYETNEIWEQAYTLAPVELGLPLSFYCEEWKEVVQPNQCQTLKDYLRASRTGRGTRLSRQQRQAIWIVFEEYRNLLRERGLREPNDAMRDAIQIIRTKGIAALPYQAVIVDEAQDMSKVAFELLRAIAGTAKPNDLFIVGDAHQRIYGQTVTLSHCEIDIRGRSKKLRLNYRTTDEIRKWATAILANLSIDDLDGGMDSLEDYRSLMHGDEPIVKGFDKFDEELNYLTHFLTNLQESGHNLSGVCMVFRTKKLMEKYQAALNQFPIQQIHRDRADNPLDVGMRMGTMYRVKGLQFDYILIPGLNQDVLPLQIALSDCPDKTSQDRFIAGERCLLHVAATRAKKQVMVTYYGQPSPLLNSSFS; from the coding sequence ATGAGTTTACAACATAGTATCCGCCTAGCGATCGCCGATGATTTTTTTGATCAATATAGCCAGTTATCCCGAAAAATCCAGGGAAAAGTCTCAGAATTTATCAATCGATTTCGCCAAGACCCCACCCGTCCCGGCTTAAATTATGAATCAATTCGTGATAGTCGGGATAAGCGGCTCAAATCTATTCGGGTTGATCTAGAATATCGGGCGATCGTTCTCAAACCTGAATCAGGAAATGTTTATCTCCTGCTTTGGGTTGATAAACACGATGACGCGTATCAATGGGCTAAACGGAAAATTTGTCAAGTTAATGAAGTCTCTGGCGCACTGCAAATTATCGACGTAGAACAAGTTGAAGCCACCACAGAAAAACTTAGCCAGAAAAAAGACCAGCAACAGAGCGGAAGATTTGACTTAATCAAAGACCAAGAATTAATGCGCTTGGGTGTTCCAGAAATTTTACTTCCAGCCCTCCGCCAAATCATTACTGATGAAGATGTAGACCAATTATTACCCCATTTACCCACAGAAGCCAGTGATGCCATATTAATGTTAGCCGCAGGCTACCCCCTGGCAGAAATATTTCAACAGCTAGAAAAACCCAAACCGAAAGCAAATATCGACCCAGAGAATTTAGAAGTCGCGCTGCAAAACGAGGATAGTCTCAGCCGCTTTATGGTGGTGACCAATGACACCGAATTAGAAGAAATGTTAGCAGCGCCCTTAGAAAAATGGCGCGTTTTCCTTCATCCCACCCAGCGTAAATTAGTTGAACGAGACTGGAATGGTGCTGTGCGAGTTCTGGGCGGAGCCGGTACCGGCAAAACAGTGGTAGCTATGCACCGAGCTAAATGGTTAGCCCAAAATAGGTTTAATCATCCAAGCGATCGCATTCTGTTCACTACCTTTACCCGCAATCTCACTGTAGACATTGAAGCTAACCTGAAAACCTTAGTTTCCCCGGAAGTGATGAAGCGGATTCGAGTCATTAATTTAGACTCTTGGGTAATGAAATTTCTCCAGCAAGAGGGTATTGAAACTCAGATTGTTTATGAAACCAATGAAATTTGGGAACAAGCTTATACCCTCGCTCCCGTGGAACTCGGACTTCCTCTGAGTTTTTATTGCGAGGAATGGAAAGAAGTTGTGCAACCGAATCAATGTCAAACCTTAAAAGACTATTTACGCGCCAGTCGGACTGGGCGAGGAACTCGTTTAAGCCGCCAACAACGCCAAGCCATTTGGATAGTGTTTGAGGAATATCGCAACTTGCTCCGAGAGCGCGGACTTCGTGAACCTAATGATGCTATGCGGGATGCAATTCAAATCATTCGGACTAAGGGAATTGCAGCCTTACCTTATCAAGCCGTCATCGTCGATGAAGCTCAGGATATGAGTAAAGTAGCCTTTGAGTTACTGCGAGCCATTGCAGGGACTGCTAAACCGAACGATTTATTTATTGTTGGAGATGCTCATCAGCGCATTTATGGGCAAACTGTAACCTTAAGTCACTGTGAAATAGATATTCGTGGTCGGTCTAAGAAGCTCCGCCTCAATTATCGCACTACAGACGAAATTAGAAAATGGGCAACTGCTATCCTGGCTAACCTATCCATTGACGATCTTGATGGGGGTATGGATTCCCTGGAAGATTATCGCTCTTTAATGCATGGAGATGAACCGATTGTGAAAGGGTTTGATAAATTTGATGAGGAATTAAATTATTTAACTCATTTTTTAACTAATCTTCAAGAAAGCGGTCATAATCTTTCTGGGGTTTGTATGGTCTTCCGCACCAAAAAACTTATGGAAAAATATCAAGCCGCTCTGAATCAATTTCCCATTCAACAAATTCATCGCGATCGCGCTGATAATCCATTAGATGTAGGGATGAGGATGGGGACAATGTATCGAGTTAAGGGACTCCAATTTGACTATATCCTCATTCCTGGATTAAATCAGGACGTTTTGCCACTGCAAATTGCTCTGAGCGACTGTCCAGATAAAACCTCTCAAGACCGATTTATCGCTGGAGAACGTTGTTTGTTGCACGTAGCCGCAACCAGAGCCAAAAAGCAAGTAATGGTTACATACTATGGGCAACCTAGCCCGCTATTAAACAGTAGTTTTTCTTAG
- a CDS encoding DEAD/DEAH box helicase has translation MIPSVVASQIRNCVEDYLCTTFRPTTAGFDGLITRFLADKQNIYRGPYVSLGLPFRPGTIGQDYFPEIPLGFTPFLHQEQAFNRLSPPHYQSTLIATGTGSGKTECFLLPLLEHCRQQQGKPGIKAILIYPMNALATDQGKRIAQLIHNTPSLKGKITAGLYVGDKDETPTKVMTPEKIITDKPTLREAPPDILLTNYKMLDYLLIQPEQQQLWRDNQPQTLRYLVVDEFHTFDGAQGTDLACLLRRLKYRLQTPPQHLACVGTSATLGNKSDRADILKYAETIFQETFDNGALVEENRLTDADFLANALLNVLPLPGLEAINQLQPNNYHSPAAYIRAQAKLWLQNPWDEESLPGETTDINLGATGKPKPVSDNHTPPALTFTDTDPNAPLDDAWCVQLGTELKTLPIIHNLIRILSQQSYTYSDILDRIGRRLHLPLQQHPEYCELLLDSIFALIGAARSRIQRPDSESLILPWVTLRIQVWFRELKRMVASVESQPKLLYSDDLTAEMREKTKTLPVMHCRDCGATGWGAVQPFQSANKLIANDLRGFYKAFFNNKPLVSFVFPVNEETNHPDMRLLCTECLTINLSGAKHCHSCHSPKLIPVLVPDVVKTITRNGQTQSISSHDCPFCGNSNGLSILGSQAASLTSATIGTLYTTPFNTDKKLLTFSDSVQDAAHRAGFYNARTYRTTLRTAIFQLIRERTIKSPSLTLQELVTEFPEYWQQKINSTANYIATFLPNDLQWLRDWDTFVNSDRLDLAPNTNLLNLVKERLVWEIVTQFGLRAAIGPSLERSGVCSVSFNNDALNHSVKALHLQLSNEIEALRHISFSSVRQFLLGLLHHLRHRGGILQPATKGNYITDGGNTFIWSKLTYMPRLGPSTPAPKFFVNATAKTDRFERVIQTGKQSSWCEDWTRRVFTPDSLLLKEQIIEILHTALNSLVESGLLEMYPCGQGRAWGIPLSMIEIQAQGQVLACDRCHHQLTLPQTEDIQSSPQVCQTSGCTGHYQPDPRNGLAYYRQLYQQGEIRRIVAQEHTGLLTRSNRERLEQRFINSDRYCDPNLISATSTLEMGINIGDLSSVLLCSVPPSSANFQQRIGRAGRKAGNAFVGVVANGKAHDLFFYTDPTQMLDGSVEAAGCYLNAAAILERQLTAFCLDCWVARGIARQDFSYKINDILNTLQKQDQTRFPYTWLNFIKHDQSQLLTDFLALFSHNTIDEPTQEQIRSFMESGQEQYGLDWRILDRLQGVQNERKRLQDLITHIAKRIKDLKAEPQALQDPEKLEELEREKAGFQGLIQHINQKNIFNFLTDEGLLPNYSFPEAGVTLRSIILRKIHSSNSTPTQKNSKGYETSTYSYERPSQVAIRELVPGGVFYAEGRCIKIDQIDLKLSQPQEWRICRNCSYATPAFQPEAHQKTCPRCGDVMWSDQGRLRQMLRLTQVMATTTDKESRFGDDSEDRNISFFERHLLVDFAPAFREQTFLVDHPDFPFGFEYISRTNFREINLGESLATGETVEMGGEKFTTRGFRVCSHCGKVMKGNKPQDHTISCKWRDKPEQAKALDVLYLYREFESESIRFLMPDESFWTLQGENSFIAAIQLGLKRKFRGKVDHLHTTITQEPQPHTSLRKSFLYLFDTVPGGTGYLRQLIQKPQELQDVFQQALTIMKACSCKERHEDGCYQCLFAYRNSFYQDYTSRKTAENLLSKLLQHWSQLKETSEGLSAIRINSNFESELERRFIEAIARYNGRVYQGEPPVFKPNVVNGKTGYYLKIGNMAWTIETQVTLGEEDGVNIPSRADFVIRPASSRISSLPLVIFTDGWEYHHQRIAQDFQQRLAILRSGQFWCWSLTWDDVAKQVDKNHRSPIISPDGLDCQLNNSKFQQAEQQFYAQYQCSHLRPLETEGSFEWLMYYLAQPDSQNWQNWALLRTLAQANSAGTQSQLDTIAADISAEAIAAWEVPPKFITGVVKVSQNLRVFTLVDSSRHRQLDGNGSLVLVQLDDVTQWDTGGEVSYAYGTLRERTEIQGDWQAALRLLNLYQFLPHSYAVTTSTHKSGITPSAARMPSSTTVTARTHSDRQWEQVRELTVEAELLPAIDRMSQLGWLTPEVGYELENERGTVVAIAELAWLEAKIAVTLTPEDADKFTQAHWQGWLIEDFLSAFDTLSSTLKGVS, from the coding sequence ATGATACCTTCAGTTGTCGCCAGTCAAATCCGCAACTGTGTAGAAGATTACCTCTGCACCACCTTTCGCCCCACCACTGCTGGTTTTGATGGCTTGATAACACGGTTTTTAGCAGACAAACAGAATATCTATCGTGGTCCTTACGTTTCTCTCGGCTTACCTTTTCGTCCCGGAACCATTGGTCAAGACTACTTCCCAGAAATTCCCCTGGGTTTTACTCCCTTCCTCCACCAAGAACAAGCATTTAATCGCCTCAGTCCCCCCCATTACCAATCTACTTTAATTGCTACTGGTACTGGTTCCGGTAAAACCGAGTGTTTTTTACTTCCCTTATTAGAACACTGTCGCCAACAACAGGGAAAACCCGGAATTAAAGCTATTTTAATTTACCCCATGAACGCCTTGGCTACTGACCAAGGTAAACGCATCGCTCAACTTATCCACAACACTCCATCTCTGAAGGGAAAAATCACAGCCGGCTTATATGTGGGAGACAAAGACGAAACCCCCACGAAGGTGATGACACCAGAAAAAATTATCACCGATAAACCAACTTTGCGAGAAGCGCCCCCAGATATTCTGCTGACTAACTATAAAATGCTAGATTATCTGTTAATTCAGCCAGAACAGCAACAATTATGGCGAGATAACCAACCCCAAACCCTACGTTATCTGGTGGTTGATGAATTTCACACCTTTGATGGCGCACAAGGAACCGACCTGGCTTGTTTATTACGTCGGCTGAAATATCGTCTGCAAACTCCCCCGCAACATTTAGCTTGTGTGGGAACTTCGGCAACTTTGGGAAATAAAAGCGATCGCGCTGATATACTCAAATATGCCGAAACTATTTTCCAAGAAACCTTTGACAATGGCGCATTAGTAGAAGAAAACCGCCTCACCGATGCTGATTTTTTAGCCAATGCGTTGCTCAATGTTTTACCTCTTCCGGGGTTAGAAGCCATCAACCAACTGCAACCCAATAACTATCATAGTCCCGCAGCGTACATCCGCGCCCAAGCGAAACTCTGGCTGCAAAACCCCTGGGATGAAGAAAGTTTACCAGGGGAAACCACAGATATAAATTTAGGCGCAACGGGGAAACCAAAACCTGTATCTGACAATCATACACCCCCGGCACTCACCTTCACCGACACTGACCCCAACGCCCCCCTAGATGATGCTTGGTGCGTCCAACTGGGTACAGAACTCAAAACCCTGCCAATTATCCATAACTTAATCAGAATTTTAAGTCAACAATCTTACACCTATAGCGATATACTTGACCGTATCGGTCGGCGTTTGCATTTACCCCTACAGCAACACCCAGAATACTGTGAACTCCTCCTGGATAGTATTTTTGCTCTCATAGGCGCAGCCCGCAGCCGCATTCAGCGCCCTGATAGTGAATCTTTAATTTTACCCTGGGTAACATTACGCATACAAGTGTGGTTCCGAGAACTCAAGCGTATGGTGGCTTCGGTGGAGTCTCAACCAAAACTGCTATATTCTGACGACCTCACCGCCGAGATGAGGGAAAAAACCAAAACCTTACCGGTGATGCACTGTCGGGACTGTGGGGCGACCGGTTGGGGTGCGGTTCAGCCTTTCCAAAGCGCCAATAAACTGATTGCTAATGACTTACGGGGTTTTTACAAGGCGTTTTTTAATAACAAACCTTTAGTATCTTTTGTTTTCCCAGTGAATGAGGAAACAAATCACCCCGATATGCGTTTGCTGTGTACCGAATGTCTCACCATTAATTTATCTGGGGCGAAACATTGTCACAGTTGTCATTCCCCCAAACTGATTCCGGTTCTCGTTCCTGATGTCGTCAAAACCATCACCCGCAACGGTCAAACTCAATCAATTTCTAGCCATGACTGTCCATTTTGCGGTAATTCCAATGGTTTATCTATCCTGGGTTCTCAGGCGGCTAGTCTCACCAGCGCCACCATTGGCACTCTTTATACTACTCCTTTTAATACCGATAAAAAACTGCTGACCTTTTCCGATTCTGTCCAAGATGCTGCCCATCGTGCCGGATTTTATAATGCTCGTACTTATCGTACCACTCTCCGCACGGCTATTTTCCAACTGATTCGGGAGAGAACTATTAAATCCCCATCTCTGACTTTACAGGAATTAGTCACAGAGTTTCCCGAATATTGGCAGCAGAAAATCAATTCCACAGCTAATTATATTGCCACTTTTTTACCCAACGATTTACAGTGGTTGCGGGATTGGGATACTTTTGTAAATAGCGATCGCTTAGATTTAGCACCCAATACCAACTTACTCAATTTAGTCAAAGAGCGTTTAGTTTGGGAAATAGTCACCCAATTCGGTCTTCGCGCCGCCATTGGCCCTTCTTTAGAACGTAGTGGTGTGTGCAGTGTCAGTTTTAACAATGATGCTCTGAATCACAGCGTTAAAGCTTTACACTTGCAACTGAGCAATGAAATTGAAGCCTTACGCCACATTAGTTTCTCATCTGTGCGGCAGTTTCTCTTGGGGTTACTGCACCATCTCCGCCACCGGGGAGGCATTTTACAACCAGCTACCAAAGGTAATTATATCACAGATGGCGGTAATACTTTTATCTGGTCGAAATTAACTTATATGCCTCGCCTGGGGCCGTCTACCCCCGCGCCGAAATTTTTCGTGAATGCTACCGCAAAAACAGACCGATTTGAACGAGTTATCCAAACTGGTAAACAAAGCAGTTGGTGTGAAGACTGGACAAGGCGGGTATTTACTCCAGACAGTTTACTGCTCAAAGAGCAAATTATCGAAATTTTACACACTGCCCTCAATAGTTTGGTAGAATCAGGACTGCTGGAAATGTATCCTTGCGGTCAAGGTCGCGCCTGGGGGATTCCCCTGTCAATGATCGAAATTCAAGCCCAGGGTCAAGTTTTAGCTTGCGATCGCTGTCATCATCAGTTAACCCTACCCCAAACAGAAGATATACAATCCAGTCCCCAAGTCTGTCAAACATCAGGCTGTACCGGACATTATCAACCAGACCCCCGCAACGGTTTAGCTTACTACCGCCAACTCTATCAGCAAGGTGAAATCCGCCGCATAGTAGCCCAAGAACATACAGGACTGCTGACCCGCAGCAACCGGGAACGCTTAGAACAGCGCTTTATTAATAGCGATCGCTACTGCGACCCCAATCTGATCTCCGCCACCTCCACCCTAGAAATGGGGATTAATATTGGCGACCTTTCCAGTGTTTTACTTTGTTCTGTACCCCCCAGCAGCGCCAACTTTCAGCAACGCATCGGACGCGCCGGACGCAAAGCCGGAAACGCCTTTGTGGGTGTAGTTGCCAATGGTAAAGCCCACGATTTATTTTTCTACACCGACCCCACCCAGATGCTCGATGGGAGTGTGGAAGCTGCGGGATGTTATTTAAATGCTGCGGCGATCTTAGAACGTCAACTCACCGCATTTTGTCTGGATTGTTGGGTGGCTAGAGGTATCGCCCGTCAGGATTTTTCTTATAAAATCAATGATATTCTAAATACTCTGCAAAAGCAAGATCAAACTCGTTTCCCCTACACCTGGCTCAACTTCATTAAACACGACCAAAGCCAACTCCTCACAGACTTTTTAGCTCTATTCTCCCATAATACCATCGACGAACCCACCCAGGAACAGATCCGCTCATTTATGGAAAGCGGACAAGAACAATATGGGTTAGACTGGCGCATCCTCGACCGTTTACAGGGAGTACAAAACGAACGCAAACGACTCCAAGACCTGATTACCCATATTGCTAAAAGAATTAAAGACCTCAAAGCCGAACCCCAAGCCCTCCAAGACCCAGAAAAGCTAGAAGAACTAGAACGAGAAAAAGCCGGTTTTCAGGGATTAATTCAGCATATTAACCAGAAAAATATTTTCAACTTCCTCACCGATGAAGGATTGTTACCCAACTACTCATTCCCAGAAGCCGGAGTAACTCTGCGTTCCATTATCTTGCGAAAGATACATTCTAGCAATAGCACCCCCACTCAGAAAAATAGCAAAGGCTATGAAACCTCTACATACAGCTACGAACGACCCAGCCAAGTTGCAATTCGCGAATTAGTTCCTGGTGGCGTTTTTTATGCTGAAGGTCGGTGTATTAAAATAGACCAAATAGACCTGAAACTTTCTCAGCCCCAAGAGTGGCGCATCTGTCGCAATTGTAGTTATGCTACCCCAGCCTTTCAACCCGAAGCCCATCAAAAAACTTGTCCCCGATGTGGAGATGTCATGTGGAGTGACCAAGGTCGCTTGCGCCAAATGTTACGCCTGACTCAAGTCATGGCTACCACTACAGATAAAGAAAGTCGGTTTGGCGATGATAGCGAAGACCGCAATATCTCGTTTTTTGAACGTCATTTATTAGTAGATTTTGCCCCAGCATTTCGGGAACAGACATTTTTAGTCGATCATCCTGATTTTCCCTTTGGATTTGAATATATTTCCCGCACCAACTTCCGAGAAATCAACTTAGGAGAATCTTTAGCCACAGGGGAAACCGTAGAAATGGGCGGTGAAAAATTCACAACTCGCGGATTCCGGGTTTGTTCTCACTGTGGTAAAGTCATGAAAGGCAATAAACCCCAGGATCACACCATTAGCTGTAAGTGGCGAGATAAACCCGAACAAGCCAAAGCCCTGGATGTACTTTATTTATATCGTGAGTTTGAATCTGAGTCAATTCGGTTCCTGATGCCCGATGAAAGTTTCTGGACTCTTCAAGGGGAAAACTCTTTTATTGCCGCAATTCAATTAGGACTGAAGCGCAAATTTCGCGGCAAAGTCGATCATCTCCATACTACCATTACTCAAGAGCCTCAACCTCATACCAGCTTGCGGAAATCTTTTCTCTACTTATTCGATACCGTACCGGGGGGAACAGGTTATCTGCGACAACTGATACAAAAACCGCAAGAACTGCAAGATGTGTTTCAACAGGCTTTGACAATTATGAAAGCTTGTAGTTGCAAAGAACGCCATGAAGACGGGTGCTATCAGTGTTTATTTGCCTATCGCAACAGTTTTTACCAAGACTATACCAGCCGCAAAACAGCAGAAAACCTGCTGTCTAAGTTGCTTCAGCATTGGTCGCAGTTAAAGGAGACTTCTGAGGGTTTATCAGCAATTCGGATTAATAGCAACTTTGAAAGCGAGTTAGAACGGCGGTTTATTGAAGCAATTGCTCGGTATAATGGTCGAGTTTACCAGGGGGAACCGCCAGTTTTTAAGCCGAACGTGGTGAATGGCAAAACTGGCTACTATCTCAAAATTGGTAATATGGCTTGGACAATAGAAACCCAAGTGACCCTGGGAGAAGAGGATGGGGTAAATATTCCTTCTAGGGCTGATTTTGTGATTCGTCCAGCCTCTAGCCGTATTTCTAGTTTACCCCTGGTGATATTTACTGATGGTTGGGAGTATCATCACCAGCGCATCGCCCAAGACTTTCAGCAACGCCTAGCTATCTTACGCAGTGGACAATTCTGGTGTTGGTCTTTAACTTGGGACGATGTAGCCAAACAAGTTGACAAAAATCATCGCAGCCCCATTATATCACCTGATGGTCTGGATTGTCAATTAAATAACTCCAAATTCCAGCAAGCAGAGCAACAATTTTATGCACAATATCAATGTTCTCACTTACGCCCCTTAGAAACAGAGGGGAGTTTTGAGTGGTTAATGTATTATTTAGCCCAGCCAGATAGTCAAAACTGGCAAAACTGGGCGCTGTTGCGAACTCTGGCTCAAGCCAATTCTGCTGGCACACAATCACAACTAGATACCATCGCTGCGGATATCTCTGCGGAGGCGATCGCCGCTTGGGAAGTACCGCCGAAATTTATCACAGGTGTAGTTAAAGTTTCTCAGAATTTAAGGGTTTTCACCTTGGTTGATAGTAGCCGCCATCGTCAGCTAGACGGGAATGGTAGCCTAGTCTTGGTGCAACTCGATGATGTAACTCAGTGGGATACTGGCGGCGAGGTCAGCTATGCCTACGGCACGCTACGCGAACGCACTGAAATACAAGGAGATTGGCAAGCAGCGTTACGATTACTCAACCTTTATCAGTTTCTCCCTCATAGTTATGCAGTAACAACCAGCACTCATAAGTCAGGAATTACCCCATCTGCTGCGAGAATGCCATCTTCTACTACAGTAACAGCTCGAACTCACAGCGATCGCCAGTGGGAACAAGTACGGGAATTAACGGTAGAAGCAGAATTATTACCCGCAATTGACCGCATGAGTCAGTTAGGGTGGCTGACCCCAGAAGTCGGTTATGAACTGGAAAACGAGCGGGGAACCGTAGTGGCGATCGCCGAACTCGCTTGGTTAGAAGCCAAAATTGCCGTTACTCTCACACCAGAGGATGCAGATAAGTTTACTCAAGCCCATTGGCAAGGGTGGCTGATAGAAGACTTTTTATCCGCTTTTGATACCCTGAGCAGCACTTTAAAAGGAGTCTCATAA